ACCTGCTCGACCTGGCCCGCCTCGACGCCCATCAGTTCTCGCTGAACCCCCGCCCGGTCGACGCCCGCGGCGTCGTCGACGACGCCGTGGCCGGGTTCGTCCCCTCGGCGCGGGACTGGGGCCTGCGCCTCGAGGTCGTCCGGGGCACGCCCGCCCCCGCCGACCTGGACCCGGAGCGACTGGCGCAGATCACCGCCAACCTGGTCGAGAACGCCCTGAAGTACGCGCGCAGCGCCGTGCGCGTCGATCTCGACCGTCGCGACGGGCGGGTGGAGCTGCACGTCGACGACGACGGCCCGGGCATCCCGACCGCCGACCGTGACCGCGTCTTCGAGCGCCTCTACACGGCGCGAGAGACCCCCGGCCGCAAGGTCGGGACCGGGATCGGCCTCGCCATCGTGCACGAGCTGGCCGGCGCGATGGGCGGCGCGGCGCGGTGCGAGCCGCTCGACGGGGGCGGGACCCGCTTCACGGTGACGATCCCGGCCTGAACGTCCGCCGCGCCGGGTCAGGTGCGGGCGTCGACGCGGGCGAAGAGCCCGCGGGCCTCAAAGAGGCGCACGACCTGCTCCCCGAGCCGGCGCAGCATCCGGTGGTACCCCTCGGCCGCCTGGGCGCCGTCGTGGCGTTGCACGGCTCGGGCGATGGCGGCGAGCCCGCGGCGCTCGACGGCGACCGCGTCGGGCACGAGGGCGAAGAAGTCGCCGGGGACGAGGCCCGGCATCGCCTGCAGGACGACCCGGATCCGCGGCGACGCGGCCGCGTCGACGATGGCGGCGTGGAAGGCGACCGCCTGGCGCCCGAGGGCGCGGGTGTCGTCGGTGGCCGCGAACTGCCGGGCCAGCTCGGCGAGGCGGTCCCCGAGCCCGTCCGCGCCGCGGTCGAGCGCACGCGTGGCCGCGAACCCGTAGACGAGGCCGAAGAGCTCGTAGTGGTCCCGGACGGCCTGGGCGTCGAGCGCGCTCACGAACGCGCCCCGGTGCAGCTCGATCGTGACCCAGCCCTCGCGCTCGAGGGCGATGAGCGCCTCGCGCACGGGGATGCGGCTGATGCCGAGCGCCTCGGCCACCTGGTCCTGGGGGACTCGCGCGCCCGGCCTCAGGGTCCCGTCGAAGATCGCCCGCCGGATGTAGCGGGCCGCCTCGTCGCCGCTGCTGCGGCGGGCGATCGGCTCGGCCGCGGCGTCGCTCCTCAGCGCGGGCTCAGGGCGGGGGCCGGCGGGGCGGGGCCGTACGGCGCCGTCCCCTCGAGTCACCGCGAGAATATATCGTATACGATCGCGCCGTCGGCGGCCCGGCGAGGTGCGGAGGGATCGTGCACGCGGACGACCTGGTGCTGATCTCGGTCGACGACCACATCTGCGAGCCGGCCGACATGTTCGATGCCCACGTCCCGTCCCGCTACCGAGCCCGGGCGCCGAGGGTCGTCGACGAGCCGGACGGCTCGCAGCAGTGGTACTACGGCGAGGTCCGGGGCCGGAACCTGGGGTTGAACGCGGTGGCCGGCAAGCCGCCCGAGATGTTCAACGTGAACCCGTCCCGCTACGAGGACATGCGTCCGGGCTGCTACGACGCCGACGCGCGCGTGCGCGACATGAGCGCGGGCGGTCAGCTGGCCGGGCTCAACTTCCCGAACTGGCCCGGCTTCGCGGGCCAGGTGCTGAACCTCGGGCCGGACCGGGACGTCAACCTGGTGATGATCCGCGCCTACAACGACTGGCACGTCGACGAGTGGTGCGGCGCCCACCCTGACCGCTTCATCCCGTGCGGGATCCTGCCGCTCTTCGACGCCGTCGAGGCCGCCACCGAGGTGCGCCGGCTGGCGGCGAAGGGCTGTCACGCGGTGACGTTCTCCGAGAACCCGGTCGGGATGGG
Above is a window of Acidimicrobiia bacterium DNA encoding:
- a CDS encoding GntR family transcriptional regulator encodes the protein MTRGDGAVRPRPAGPRPEPALRSDAAAEPIARRSSGDEAARYIRRAIFDGTLRPGARVPQDQVAEALGISRIPVREALIALEREGWVTIELHRGAFVSALDAQAVRDHYELFGLVYGFAATRALDRGADGLGDRLAELARQFAATDDTRALGRQAVAFHAAIVDAAASPRIRVVLQAMPGLVPGDFFALVPDAVAVERRGLAAIARAVQRHDGAQAAEGYHRMLRRLGEQVVRLFEARGLFARVDART